A single window of Syntrophotalea acetylenica DNA harbors:
- a CDS encoding molybdopterin-dependent oxidoreductase translates to MKKDTICRLCSACCPVEAEVENGRLIAVKRKSLAPPDQQLSCPKLLAAVEITYAPERLTVPLIRNRKGQQCEADWDQALGAVTSQMEKIRQRHGPQSVAWLRGMAADWGAPWDYASRLMQAFGSPNIIGNGSVCHVAREMAHHFTYGAMTIPQTKDARCVLIWGKNDRNTCPPAFEAIQQARRQGARLIVVDPLRTPLAEMADIWLQIKPGHDGLLAMSMISTIIEEGLYDRAFVTQWCTGFEELRRAARPFTAETVAADTWLEPAAIRAAARLYATTAPACIVDGNGLDMQLQVFDATRAVCMLRALTGNLDRPGGDLLPQPVPARNLQLQDQLPAQLPAITCGYPLFSSFHPNWGLHAQSALIDAILEERPYPIRMLIVQSGNPAVTMTDTRRVRQALQKLDCLVVIDLFPTQTTRLADVVLPACGCFEKTQLNRAALRHNLICLQDQVIDPVGDSWPDWKIVFELGRRLNLDRLFPWHSVDQAIDCQLEPAGITTAQLRRHPQGIRTEPVAFEKYRRNGFATPTGKVEFHSPRLARHGQPATPFENGFGPALAFADQHREYPFIAISGERSSRYTHSQFHHIPSLRRQENEGVVDLHPDDACRLGIGNGDPLRVTTPRGSLYMKARLCDRVHVGSICIGWGWGEVDPRHGINNLTDDSCRNPVTATPSNRGFLCRVEKTQG, encoded by the coding sequence ATGAAAAAGGATACCATCTGCCGCCTGTGCTCGGCCTGTTGTCCGGTGGAAGCCGAGGTGGAAAACGGCCGGCTCATCGCCGTCAAGCGCAAATCACTCGCGCCCCCCGATCAGCAACTTTCCTGCCCCAAACTGCTGGCGGCAGTGGAAATCACCTATGCCCCCGAGCGGCTCACCGTCCCCTTGATCCGGAACCGTAAGGGACAGCAGTGCGAAGCGGACTGGGACCAGGCCCTTGGCGCCGTCACCTCGCAGATGGAAAAAATCCGGCAGCGTCATGGCCCCCAATCCGTGGCCTGGCTGCGCGGCATGGCCGCCGACTGGGGAGCGCCCTGGGATTATGCCAGTCGCCTGATGCAGGCCTTCGGTTCACCCAATATCATCGGCAACGGGTCCGTCTGCCATGTCGCCAGGGAAATGGCCCACCATTTCACCTACGGCGCCATGACCATCCCCCAGACAAAGGATGCGCGCTGCGTTCTGATCTGGGGGAAAAACGACCGCAACACCTGCCCGCCGGCCTTCGAAGCCATTCAGCAGGCAAGACGGCAGGGTGCACGCCTGATCGTTGTCGATCCGCTGCGCACCCCACTGGCGGAGATGGCCGATATCTGGCTGCAGATCAAGCCCGGCCACGACGGTCTGCTGGCCATGTCCATGATCAGCACCATCATCGAAGAGGGGCTGTATGATCGCGCCTTCGTGACGCAATGGTGCACCGGGTTCGAGGAACTGCGCCGTGCCGCACGGCCTTTCACCGCCGAAACTGTCGCCGCGGATACCTGGCTGGAGCCGGCCGCCATCCGCGCTGCCGCGCGCTTGTACGCCACCACCGCGCCCGCCTGCATCGTCGATGGCAACGGCCTGGATATGCAGCTGCAGGTTTTTGACGCCACCCGCGCCGTCTGCATGCTGCGCGCCCTGACCGGCAACCTCGACCGCCCCGGCGGGGACCTGCTGCCTCAGCCGGTGCCGGCACGCAACCTCCAACTCCAGGATCAGCTGCCCGCGCAGCTACCGGCGATCACCTGCGGCTATCCCCTGTTCAGCAGTTTCCACCCCAATTGGGGGCTGCATGCGCAATCCGCCCTGATCGATGCCATCCTCGAAGAACGGCCCTATCCGATCCGCATGCTCATCGTGCAGTCCGGCAACCCGGCCGTCACCATGACGGACACCCGCCGGGTGCGCCAGGCGTTGCAAAAACTCGACTGTCTGGTGGTCATTGATCTGTTCCCTACGCAGACCACGCGTCTGGCCGATGTCGTTTTGCCCGCCTGCGGATGCTTTGAAAAAACCCAGCTCAACCGGGCCGCCCTGCGTCATAATCTGATATGCCTGCAGGACCAGGTGATCGACCCTGTCGGCGACAGCTGGCCCGACTGGAAAATCGTGTTCGAGCTCGGCCGCAGGCTTAACCTGGACAGATTATTCCCCTGGCACAGCGTCGACCAGGCCATCGACTGCCAGCTGGAACCGGCGGGCATCACCACCGCGCAATTGCGCCGCCATCCGCAGGGCATCCGCACGGAGCCTGTCGCTTTCGAAAAGTACCGTCGCAACGGATTCGCAACGCCCACCGGCAAGGTCGAATTTCACTCCCCGCGGCTGGCGCGCCATGGCCAACCGGCAACCCCTTTTGAAAACGGGTTCGGCCCGGCCCTGGCCTTTGCCGATCAGCACCGGGAATACCCTTTCATTGCTATCAGCGGCGAGCGCAGCAGTCGTTACACCCATTCCCAGTTTCACCATATCCCCTCCCTGCGCCGCCAGGAAAACGAAGGCGTGGTCGACCTGCATCCCGACGACGCCTGCCGGCTCGGTATCGGCAACGGCGACCCGCTGCGGGTAACAACCCCCAGGGGCAGCCTTTACATGAAGGCCCGCCTCTGCGACCGGGTGCATGTCGGGTCCATTTGCATCGGCTGGGGATGGGGTGAAGTCGATCCACGGCACGGCATCAACAACCTGACCGACGATTCCTGCCGCAACCCCGTTACCGCCACGCCATCGAACCGCGGTTTTTTGTGCAGGGTGGAAAAAACGCAGGGATAA
- the modF gene encoding molybdate ABC transporter ATP-binding protein ModF, whose translation MAPFLDTITARAVGRGLAFCGRHNNLFGEWQVAEIYLDGVTARIGKHARLQDIHLRIGNGQHWAVVGANGSGKSALGRLLCGEMEVLRGTLHLAGKSVCVAFETVDEILGIERYKDDTDFLDRIDQGTPVRDFILEGRPEAARRLEELVGQLGLDGLLDRGIRYLSTGEMRKVLICRALLQEPELLVLDEPFDGLDSASREVLRGLITALTQRGLCIVLLLNRFSEILPCLTHVAYIRDCRLFACGTREQMLASGALRRLHAFHYSLPDQLPRGDKKQDSDSWPGRGPLIEMKQVMVRYDGRYVLNGLDWTVLPGQHWQISGPNGSGKSTLLSLISGDNPQAYANDIRLFGRQRGTGESIWDIKRQIGLVSTAFQESYRVGVTVELAVVSGFFDSIGVYGRYSRTQRDIALQWLEILQMADKRHVPLRALSYGEQRLVLLARAMVKMPVLLILDEPCQGLDEVNREMVLKLVDHLGAGGHTQLLYVTHHPEDRIPCIRHRMEMVAAVGGGFTARLSEAPAGPVPGKA comes from the coding sequence ATGGCACCTTTTTTGGATACCATCACCGCCAGAGCAGTGGGGAGAGGCCTTGCGTTTTGCGGGCGGCACAATAACCTTTTTGGGGAGTGGCAGGTGGCGGAAATTTATCTTGACGGGGTTACGGCACGCATCGGCAAGCATGCCCGGCTGCAGGATATCCATCTTCGCATCGGCAACGGTCAGCATTGGGCCGTGGTGGGTGCCAACGGTTCAGGGAAGTCGGCGCTGGGCAGGCTGTTGTGCGGTGAAATGGAGGTTCTCCGTGGAACCTTGCACCTCGCCGGGAAATCGGTGTGTGTCGCGTTTGAAACGGTCGACGAAATTCTTGGAATCGAGCGATACAAAGACGACACCGATTTTCTGGACCGGATAGACCAGGGTACTCCGGTGCGGGATTTTATCCTGGAGGGTCGGCCCGAAGCCGCACGGAGACTCGAAGAGCTTGTCGGGCAGCTCGGCCTGGACGGGTTGCTTGACCGTGGCATCCGCTACCTGTCCACAGGCGAAATGCGCAAGGTGTTGATCTGCCGGGCACTGTTGCAGGAGCCGGAGCTGCTGGTGCTTGACGAGCCGTTCGACGGTCTGGATAGCGCTTCCCGTGAGGTTCTGCGCGGGCTGATCACCGCCCTGACGCAACGGGGGCTTTGCATTGTGCTGCTGTTGAACCGTTTCAGTGAAATTCTCCCCTGCCTGACCCATGTGGCCTATATCCGCGACTGCCGTCTTTTCGCTTGCGGCACCCGGGAGCAGATGCTTGCATCCGGAGCGCTGCGGCGGTTGCATGCTTTTCACTACAGCTTGCCGGATCAGCTGCCGCGAGGCGACAAAAAGCAGGACTCCGACTCCTGGCCCGGGCGGGGACCGCTGATCGAAATGAAACAGGTGATGGTCCGCTATGATGGCAGATATGTCCTGAACGGTCTTGACTGGACGGTGCTGCCCGGTCAGCACTGGCAGATTTCCGGGCCCAACGGCTCGGGAAAATCGACCCTTCTGAGCCTGATTTCCGGCGACAATCCCCAGGCTTATGCCAATGACATCCGCCTGTTCGGGCGCCAACGGGGCACGGGGGAGAGCATCTGGGACATCAAGCGGCAAATCGGTCTGGTGTCCACCGCTTTCCAGGAAAGTTACCGGGTCGGGGTTACGGTCGAACTGGCCGTTGTTTCCGGGTTTTTCGACAGTATCGGGGTATATGGGCGCTACTCGCGCACGCAGCGGGACATCGCGCTGCAGTGGCTGGAGATCCTGCAGATGGCGGACAAGCGCCACGTGCCGCTGCGCGCTCTGTCCTATGGCGAGCAGCGCCTGGTCCTGCTGGCCCGTGCCATGGTCAAGATGCCGGTCCTGCTGATTCTGGACGAGCCTTGCCAGGGGCTGGACGAAGTCAACCGGGAGATGGTGCTGAAGCTGGTCGATCACCTCGGCGCGGGCGGGCATACCCAGCTTCTTTATGTGACCCACCATCCGGAAGATCGTATTCCCTGCATCCGGCACCGCATGGAGATGGTGGCGGCCGTTGGCGGCGGCTTTACAGCGCGGTTGAGCGAAGCGCCGGCCGGTCCCGTGCCGGGAAAAGCATGA
- a CDS encoding diguanylate cyclase domain-containing protein encodes MQAKLLIVEDEALIALEIRARLLRMGYAVCGIVACAGEALQSVAKCKPDLVLMDICLKGVVNGIEVAADIREKYGIPVIYLTSHADEDTLARAKNTAPYGFLRKPFQEQDLRISVELALHRYALDCQARESEDKFRLIAENIDDVFWLSTPDFEKLVYVSPAYEKIWGRRREDLHQDPLSFMEGVHQDDRDMVRALFGQPPAESLQLEYRVVRPDGSLSWVRDRRFPVLDSRGQSYRLAGVVTDVSAQKQAQTQLLVLNRQLQEQATHDPLTGLPNRRLLVDRLEQALALARRTDGHLAMLFIDLDGFKEINDRFGHVTGDRVLEAIGKRLHDLLRSTDTAARIGGDEFGILLANINDDGDAALVARKILDGLSAPLVLRDREIRLGASVGICLYPQHARSADELISRADAAMYQVKHAGKGAYAFYRQQTFP; translated from the coding sequence GTGCAAGCCAAACTGTTGATTGTTGAAGATGAAGCCTTGATCGCGCTGGAAATCAGGGCCCGCCTGCTGCGCATGGGATATGCGGTATGCGGCATTGTCGCCTGTGCCGGGGAAGCACTGCAGTCCGTAGCCAAATGCAAGCCCGATCTGGTGCTCATGGATATCTGCCTCAAGGGTGTGGTAAACGGCATCGAGGTAGCCGCTGACATCCGCGAAAAATACGGAATCCCGGTGATTTACCTCACTTCTCACGCCGATGAGGATACTCTGGCGCGCGCCAAAAACACCGCCCCTTACGGTTTTTTGCGCAAGCCTTTCCAGGAACAGGATCTTCGCATCAGCGTCGAGCTGGCTCTGCACAGGTATGCTTTGGACTGCCAGGCGCGGGAAAGCGAAGATAAATTTCGGCTGATTGCCGAGAATATCGACGACGTTTTCTGGCTCAGCACCCCTGATTTTGAAAAACTGGTGTATGTCAGCCCGGCGTATGAAAAGATCTGGGGTCGCAGGCGGGAGGATCTGCATCAGGATCCTTTGTCATTCATGGAGGGGGTCCACCAGGACGATCGCGACATGGTGCGGGCGTTGTTTGGCCAGCCGCCCGCCGAAAGCCTGCAACTGGAATATCGTGTCGTGCGTCCCGACGGTTCCTTGTCGTGGGTACGGGATCGCAGGTTCCCCGTGCTGGATTCCCGGGGGCAGTCTTATCGTCTGGCCGGCGTGGTGACCGATGTCAGTGCGCAGAAACAGGCGCAGACGCAATTGCTTGTGCTGAATCGGCAACTGCAGGAGCAGGCGACTCATGATCCTTTGACCGGCCTGCCCAACCGTCGCCTGCTGGTTGACCGGCTGGAGCAGGCTCTGGCCCTGGCCCGACGTACCGACGGCCATCTCGCCATGCTGTTCATCGATCTCGACGGCTTCAAGGAGATTAACGACCGCTTCGGCCATGTCACCGGTGACCGGGTCCTGGAAGCCATCGGCAAGCGTCTGCACGATCTGCTGCGTTCCACCGACACCGCCGCCCGAATCGGTGGCGACGAGTTCGGCATCCTGCTGGCGAATATCAACGACGACGGGGATGCCGCGCTGGTGGCCCGCAAGATCCTCGACGGGTTGTCGGCACCCCTGGTTCTGCGGGATCGGGAGATCCGGCTTGGCGCCTCCGTTGGCATCTGCCTCTATCCGCAACACGCACGGTCGGCGGACGAACTTATCAGCCGTGCCGATGCCGCCATGTATCAGGTCAAACATGCCGGCAAGGGCGCCTATGCTTTTTATCGCCAACAGACTTTTCCCTGA
- a CDS encoding PAS domain S-box protein, giving the protein MRTFLVIEGAGHDPEIFRKLLEEHGYKVSGTTESAWQVEQALYASEKRYRHFFENAPLGIFRATHEMQLLAVNPALVQMFKYDSQDQMIADINRHGFRQTLCVGEDPGKEVLAQVRQSSSWQQFEGRYRCRDGSFIDCSVRLCKVDDCPDQIEGFIEDITERRQADEALRFTQYVVDHTTDQAFWITEDARVFYANEAACRALGYSREELVGMSIFDFDPAYPAEEFFRRWKQVRTLGSYTIESVHRARDGRSYPVEVRVNHVEFGGREYHCVFITDITERKAAEQSLRQSRERLRQVMKMLPIAAYTTDAQGRITFYNRCAAELWGRRPDPDRDRWSGAYRLRYPDGSPMVCAESPMAMTLEKGRRFQGQEMLVDREQGGTSHVIAYPEPLYDSAGNLIGAVNLLVDITERKTAEQRLKASLEEKEVLLKEIHHRVKNNLQVVSSLLYLQSQKIEDPEVRALFAESQNRICSMALAHEQLYQSKSLADISLREYVHSLVSHMRQVNMLPESRIECEVLVADVTVDIEKVVPCGLLIAELFSNAIKHAFPDGRRGMVRIEISSRQRDVKLSVADDGVGLPAGFDYRHTQTLGLQLVCALVAQLDGDISLVDGAGTRFDIIFPVGSP; this is encoded by the coding sequence ATGAGGACCTTCCTGGTCATCGAAGGAGCCGGACACGATCCGGAAATCTTTCGGAAACTTCTTGAAGAACATGGTTACAAGGTAAGCGGAACGACAGAGAGCGCCTGGCAGGTTGAACAGGCCCTCTACGCTTCGGAAAAACGGTATCGCCATTTTTTTGAAAATGCGCCTCTTGGCATTTTCCGTGCCACCCACGAAATGCAGTTGCTGGCCGTTAACCCCGCTTTGGTCCAGATGTTCAAATATGATTCGCAGGATCAAATGATCGCGGATATCAACCGGCATGGTTTTCGGCAAACGCTGTGTGTCGGAGAAGATCCCGGAAAAGAGGTGCTTGCACAGGTGCGACAATCTTCCAGTTGGCAGCAGTTCGAAGGCCGCTACCGATGCCGCGACGGCAGTTTTATCGATTGTAGCGTACGCCTCTGCAAGGTCGATGACTGCCCGGATCAGATTGAGGGATTCATCGAAGATATCACCGAGCGCAGGCAGGCCGACGAAGCGCTGCGTTTTACCCAGTACGTCGTGGACCATACCACCGACCAGGCTTTCTGGATAACCGAGGACGCCAGGGTTTTCTATGCCAACGAGGCAGCCTGTCGCGCCCTTGGCTACAGCCGCGAAGAGCTTGTCGGCATGTCCATTTTCGATTTCGATCCGGCCTATCCCGCCGAGGAATTTTTTCGGCGCTGGAAGCAGGTGCGTACCCTGGGATCCTATACCATCGAATCCGTCCATCGCGCCAGGGACGGCAGGTCCTACCCTGTCGAGGTTCGCGTCAATCATGTCGAGTTTGGCGGCAGGGAGTACCATTGCGTATTCATCACGGACATCACCGAACGCAAGGCAGCCGAACAGAGTCTGCGCCAGAGCAGGGAACGTCTGCGGCAGGTGATGAAAATGCTGCCCATCGCGGCTTACACCACCGACGCGCAGGGACGCATCACTTTTTACAACCGTTGTGCCGCCGAACTGTGGGGGCGGCGGCCCGATCCCGACCGGGACCGCTGGAGTGGTGCCTATCGTCTGCGTTATCCCGATGGCAGCCCCATGGTTTGCGCCGAGAGCCCCATGGCCATGACGCTGGAAAAGGGGCGCCGGTTTCAAGGCCAGGAGATGCTTGTCGACCGGGAACAGGGTGGCACGTCGCACGTGATCGCCTACCCCGAACCTTTGTACGATAGTGCCGGCAATCTGATCGGAGCGGTCAACCTGCTGGTCGACATCACCGAACGCAAAACCGCCGAGCAACGCCTCAAGGCCTCACTGGAGGAAAAGGAGGTGCTCCTCAAGGAAATCCATCACCGGGTCAAAAACAACCTCCAGGTGGTCTCGAGTCTGCTGTATCTGCAGTCCCAGAAGATCGAGGATCCGGAGGTCAGGGCGTTGTTTGCCGAAAGCCAGAACCGCATCTGTTCCATGGCCCTGGCCCATGAACAGCTCTATCAGTCCAAAAGCCTGGCCGATATCAGCCTGCGGGAGTATGTGCACAGTCTGGTATCTCACATGCGTCAGGTGAATATGTTGCCCGAGTCACGCATCGAGTGTGAAGTTCTCGTAGCGGATGTGACCGTCGATATCGAAAAAGTCGTGCCCTGCGGTCTGCTGATTGCCGAACTGTTCTCCAATGCCATCAAACATGCGTTCCCCGATGGCCGCCGCGGCATGGTGAGGATCGAAATCAGTTCCCGGCAGCGGGATGTGAAGTTGTCCGTTGCGGATGACGGCGTGGGTCTGCCCGCGGGCTTCGACTACCGCCATACCCAGACTCTGGGATTGCAGCTGGTGTGCGCGCTGGTGGCGCAGCTCGATGGGGATATCTCCCTGGTTGACGGCGCCGGAACCCGTTTTGACATCATTTTCCCCGTCGGGAGTCCCTGA
- a CDS encoding response regulator: MKQPAEIRILLVEDEAITALALASALQAMGYQISPPVATGEKALASLALDPVDVVLMDISLAGSLNGIETARKMMQAGHRDIIFITGYSCGLLYDSARALDPVAIFTKPVKPADLKAAIDGAVLPPPPCNGCSRP, encoded by the coding sequence ATGAAACAGCCAGCGGAAATCAGAATACTGCTTGTGGAGGACGAAGCCATTACGGCACTGGCCCTGGCCAGTGCCCTGCAGGCCATGGGATATCAGATCAGCCCCCCGGTTGCCACCGGGGAAAAAGCCCTCGCGAGCCTGGCCCTCGACCCCGTCGATGTGGTACTGATGGACATCAGCCTTGCCGGCAGCCTGAACGGCATCGAAACGGCCCGCAAGATGATGCAGGCCGGACATCGGGACATCATCTTCATCACCGGCTATTCCTGCGGCCTGCTGTATGACAGCGCCAGAGCACTCGATCCGGTGGCGATCTTCACCAAACCGGTCAAGCCCGCGGATCTGAAAGCCGCCATCGATGGGGCCGTCCTGCCACCCCCGCCCTGCAACGGATGCTCGCGACCGTAA
- a CDS encoding NifB/NifX family molybdenum-iron cluster-binding protein gives MKIAVTIWKKRVSPLFEAARSLLIADTAQHTVVSMNTCPIPPELPHFRAARLAELGVEVLICGAISRPQAILLQAYGIRVLSDITGRAEAALAAFLDDRLALHTHTDDHHQAGKTT, from the coding sequence ATGAAAATCGCCGTGACCATCTGGAAAAAAAGGGTTTCACCGCTGTTCGAGGCGGCACGCAGCCTGTTGATAGCGGATACCGCCCAACACACCGTCGTAAGTATGAACACTTGTCCGATACCACCGGAGTTGCCCCATTTCCGGGCCGCCAGGCTGGCCGAACTGGGAGTGGAGGTGCTGATCTGCGGCGCCATCTCCCGGCCGCAGGCCATCCTGCTGCAGGCTTACGGTATCCGGGTTTTATCCGACATCACCGGTCGGGCGGAAGCGGCCCTGGCAGCTTTCCTGGATGATCGCCTGGCTCTTCACACGCACACCGACGACCACCACCAGGCAGGGAAGACAACATGA
- a CDS encoding radical SAM protein → MKNYRYLFGPVPSRRFGRSLGVDLTPLKTCSLNCVFCQLGRTPRTTLDRREYVPTDQVLAELQDWLASGQSADYISLAGSGEPTLHRDFGTVLQYLREHSDIPSALLTNGTLLHLPEVRQAAAQADVVKASLSAWNQASFGWINRPHPTLRFADLLSGLQSFRSEFKGQLWLEVFLVGGMNAIPADLRKIAALAATIAPDRIQLNTAVRPPAEDFAMPLSRKQLEDLSLLFEPRAEVIAEFDGSADKKFEINLESIHAMLLRRPCTAAQIAQTFGLHDNEVAKYLGRLVRDARVQPETRGAEVYYRASEAGSSHARP, encoded by the coding sequence ATGAAAAACTACCGCTATCTGTTCGGCCCCGTTCCCTCGCGCCGTTTCGGACGCTCCCTTGGCGTCGACCTGACGCCCCTTAAAACGTGTTCGCTCAACTGCGTTTTCTGCCAGTTGGGCCGCACGCCCCGCACCACCCTGGATCGCCGCGAATATGTACCGACAGATCAGGTTCTGGCGGAATTGCAGGACTGGCTGGCCAGCGGCCAGAGCGCCGACTACATCAGCCTGGCGGGATCCGGAGAACCGACCCTGCACAGGGACTTCGGCACGGTGCTGCAATACCTTCGCGAGCATAGTGACATTCCGTCGGCTTTGCTGACCAACGGCACCTTGCTGCATCTGCCCGAGGTCCGGCAGGCAGCGGCACAAGCCGATGTGGTCAAGGCTTCTCTCAGCGCCTGGAATCAGGCGTCCTTCGGCTGGATCAACCGCCCCCACCCCACATTGCGCTTTGCGGATCTGCTGAGCGGCCTGCAAAGTTTTCGCAGCGAATTCAAAGGGCAGTTGTGGCTCGAAGTCTTTCTGGTCGGCGGCATGAACGCGATCCCCGCCGACCTGCGCAAGATCGCCGCGCTGGCCGCCACCATCGCGCCGGACCGTATCCAGCTCAACACCGCGGTGCGGCCTCCGGCTGAGGATTTTGCCATGCCACTGTCCCGCAAACAACTGGAGGACCTGTCCCTTCTGTTCGAGCCGCGGGCGGAAGTGATCGCCGAATTCGATGGCAGCGCCGATAAGAAATTCGAAATCAATCTGGAAAGCATTCACGCCATGCTTCTTCGCCGGCCCTGCACCGCCGCGCAGATTGCCCAAACCTTCGGCCTGCACGACAACGAGGTGGCCAAATACCTTGGCCGGCTGGTCCGTGACGCCAGAGTCCAGCCCGAAACGCGCGGGGCTGAAGTGTATTACCGGGCAAGCGAAGCAGGATCCAGCCACGCCCGGCCGTAG
- a CDS encoding ATP-binding protein → MIIAVASGKGGTGKTTFSVNLAQALAQKGADVQLLDCDVEEPNDHLFVRPDFSQRSPVQANKPVWNESLCIGCGRCAQACRFNALAFINQKVLLFNELCHACGVCAWVCPVSAFTEQPIEIGRIEAAPDHKPYAFAHGILNIGEAMAPAVIRRLKTLVRPGAITILDASPGTSCPVVETLSGADVAVLVTEPTPFGLNDLKLAVQLALRKGLPTGIVINRSDGTDALIGEYAKQVGVPVLGRIPFNRAYAETYAGGGSLVDAFPEVRGNLLSIYAAIASLAGNTPPPPPADEPLEVSPSSEIPAEMPSTSNFKEITVISGKGGSGKTTVVSSLAMLVENKVLADNDVDAADLHLLLQPTVRQAHEFEGGDKAVIDAQLCIGCGKCAEACHFAAIHPVEKTDSAQGLVFQVDTLGCEGCALCQMVCPVAAVKLAPNVVGTWYVSETPFGPLAHARLGIAEENSGRLVTRVRRTAAELARAGGHDYILGDGPPGTGCPVIASLSGADRILIVTEPTVSGVHDMERVLELAEHFKIAALIVINKADLHAGQAQRIEEIAQQRNARVIARIPFDRQVNDALLAGKTVIEYGRGPAFEAMQQIWNHLKQEL, encoded by the coding sequence ATGATTATTGCCGTAGCCAGCGGAAAAGGGGGTACCGGAAAGACCACCTTTTCCGTCAATCTCGCCCAGGCCCTGGCGCAAAAAGGCGCCGACGTCCAATTGCTCGACTGCGATGTCGAGGAACCCAACGATCACCTGTTCGTGCGCCCCGATTTCAGCCAGCGCAGCCCGGTGCAGGCCAACAAGCCGGTATGGAACGAGTCTTTGTGTATCGGCTGCGGCCGCTGCGCCCAGGCCTGCCGTTTCAACGCCCTGGCCTTTATCAACCAGAAGGTGCTGCTGTTCAACGAACTGTGCCACGCCTGCGGCGTGTGCGCGTGGGTCTGCCCGGTCAGCGCATTTACCGAGCAGCCGATCGAAATCGGCCGCATCGAAGCGGCCCCCGACCATAAGCCTTATGCTTTTGCCCATGGTATCCTCAACATCGGCGAAGCGATGGCACCGGCGGTCATCCGCCGCCTGAAAACCCTTGTTCGCCCCGGGGCCATCACCATTCTGGACGCGTCGCCGGGGACCTCCTGCCCGGTGGTCGAGACCCTCAGCGGCGCGGATGTCGCGGTGCTGGTCACGGAACCGACCCCCTTCGGCCTGAACGATCTTAAACTGGCCGTGCAGCTGGCCCTGCGCAAGGGCCTCCCGACCGGCATCGTCATCAACCGGTCGGATGGCACCGATGCCCTCATCGGCGAATACGCAAAACAGGTCGGCGTCCCGGTGCTGGGTCGCATCCCCTTCAACCGGGCCTATGCCGAAACCTATGCCGGCGGCGGCAGCCTGGTGGATGCCTTCCCGGAAGTGCGTGGCAATCTGCTGTCCATTTACGCGGCCATCGCCTCCCTCGCCGGAAACACGCCACCCCCGCCGCCCGCGGATGAACCTCTGGAGGTAAGCCCCTCAAGCGAAATCCCCGCTGAAATGCCCTCGACGAGCAATTTCAAGGAAATCACCGTCATCAGCGGCAAGGGCGGATCGGGCAAGACCACGGTGGTATCCTCGCTGGCCATGCTGGTCGAGAACAAAGTGCTGGCGGACAACGACGTGGACGCCGCCGATCTGCACCTGCTGCTGCAACCAACCGTCCGCCAGGCCCACGAATTCGAGGGCGGCGACAAGGCAGTCATCGATGCGCAACTCTGCATCGGCTGCGGAAAATGCGCCGAAGCCTGCCACTTCGCCGCCATTCATCCGGTGGAAAAAACCGATTCGGCACAGGGGCTGGTGTTTCAGGTCGACACGCTGGGCTGCGAGGGCTGCGCTCTGTGCCAGATGGTCTGTCCGGTCGCGGCGGTAAAGCTGGCGCCCAACGTGGTCGGTACCTGGTATGTTTCGGAGACCCCCTTCGGCCCGCTGGCCCACGCGCGCCTGGGCATTGCCGAGGAAAACTCGGGCCGGCTTGTCACGCGGGTGCGCCGCACCGCCGCCGAACTGGCCAGAGCCGGTGGCCACGATTACATTCTGGGCGATGGACCGCCCGGCACCGGCTGCCCGGTAATCGCTTCCCTCAGCGGCGCGGATCGCATCCTGATCGTCACGGAACCGACCGTCTCCGGCGTGCATGATATGGAGCGGGTTCTGGAACTGGCCGAACACTTCAAAATTGCCGCGCTGATCGTTATCAACAAGGCGGATCTGCACGCCGGCCAGGCACAGCGCATCGAGGAAATCGCGCAGCAACGCAACGCCAGAGTCATTGCCCGCATCCCCTTCGACCGACAGGTCAACGACGCCCTGCTGGCCGGCAAGACCGTTATCGAATATGGCCGGGGTCCGGCCTTTGAAGCCATGCAACAGATCTGGAACCACCTCAAACAGGAGCTGTAA
- a CDS encoding NifB/NifX family molybdenum-iron cluster-binding protein, giving the protein MKIAVTSQGQTLDDAVDPRFGRAPYFLIIDADSLTCESMPNPNLELGGGAGIQSAQLMAERGVVAVLTGNCGPNAFRTFEAAGIQVITGVSGTAREAVQAYKSGRLSRADAPNVASHFGMGGGGGGGRGGGMGGGRGGGGGRNR; this is encoded by the coding sequence ATGAAAATCGCGGTAACCTCGCAAGGGCAAACCCTCGACGATGCGGTCGACCCACGGTTCGGCCGCGCCCCGTATTTTCTGATCATCGACGCGGACAGCCTTACCTGCGAATCGATGCCCAACCCCAACCTCGAACTGGGCGGCGGCGCCGGCATCCAGTCCGCACAGCTGATGGCGGAGCGCGGCGTGGTCGCGGTGCTGACCGGCAATTGCGGTCCCAACGCCTTCCGCACCTTCGAAGCCGCCGGCATTCAGGTTATCACCGGCGTGAGCGGAACGGCCCGTGAAGCGGTACAGGCCTATAAGTCCGGGCGCCTGTCGCGGGCCGATGCGCCCAACGTTGCCAGCCATTTCGGCATGGGTGGCGGTGGTGGCGGCGGTCGCGGCGGCGGCATGGGTGGCGGTCGCGGCGGTGGCGGCGGAAGGAATCGCTGA